A stretch of DNA from Spirosoma endbachense:
TTTACTGGCGAAAGTTATCAGTCCTGGGTAGGTCCAAACCCCGATGAGCCAAATAGCTTCAATCTGAAGACGGCCGTATCTGGTGCACGATACCTGGTGATCAATACATACGGGCCTCTGCCTACAGAAATAGAACTTTACGGTACCTATCAGCCCAGCCAGGTTCAGATTACGGCTCCTGCCGTTCGGTCTACACCGTTCCGCCAGGCTCTGGGTGTCAATGCTTTTGAGTGGAATTTTGAAGAAGCAAGCTCACCCTGGCAGGTAGATGATAGCCGTATTCAGGCGATGAAAGCCTTTGCAGCCGTTCGTCACTATATTGACTGGGAGAAGCTGGAACCCCAAAAAGGTAGCTATACCTATAGCCCCACGGCAAGTGGTAGCTGGAACTACGATGCCATTTATGAACGCTGTCAGACGGAAGGTATAGAGGTACTGGCTTGTATAAAAACACTGCCCCAATGGATGCAGGACACGTATCCACAGGATGAACGTGATGGCGAAAATGTTCCGGCACCGTATGGAAGTGATCTTTCTGCGCCTAAATCGTATGTCGATCAGGCTCGGGTAGGTTTCCAGTTTGCGGCCCGCTATGGCAGTAATAAAACCCTGGACCCTTCTCTGGTGAAGGTAAGTGACGTAAAGACCTGGGCAGGACTTAACACGGTTAAGATTGGACTCGGTTTGATTCGATACATTGAATGTGAAAACGAGCGTGACAAAACCTGGAAAGGCCGAAAAGCTTATCAAACATCACGGGAATATGCCGCTAACCTATCTGCTTTTTACGATGGGCATAAAAATACACTCGGGCCGGGGATAGGCGTAAAAAACGCGGACCCATCCATGACAGTAGTGATCGGTGGTCTGGCGGCTTCATCTACAGACTATGTACGAGGTATGATCGACTGGTGCAAGGAATTCAGAGGCTATTTACCCGATGGCCGCGTCAATCTTTGCTGGGATGTGATCAATCAGCACTTATATGCCAATAATGCAAAAAGTTCACAGGCAGGCGGAGGGGAGCGGGGAGCGGCTCCCGAACTGGCGGGCGTAGGTGAGCAGGCAGCAGCTTTTGTCGCCTTGTCACATCAGGCGTCCTACGATATGCCTGTCTGGATAACGGAAGCAGGTTATGACGTTAATCAGGGTAGTCCTTTCAAGGCAATTGCCATTGGGAATAAGAGTGTGTTAGAAACGCAGGCAGACTGGACCCTGCGAACGGCGCTACTCTATACTCGGGTCGGAATTGATCGCTTATTCTTCTACCAGCTTTACGACGATAACATAGACAATACAACCCAATTCAGTTCGATGGGCCTGGTAAACAGTGACAAAAGCCGCAAACCAGCGTCTGATTATCTGTATCAGGCTCGCCAGTTGCTGGGCGACTATCGTTATAAAGAAACGATTAGCAAAGATCCTATCGTAGATCGCTATGAACTAGATGGCCGCTCTGCCTATGTGCTGGTGATACCCGATGAACGCGGCCGAACGGGTACTTACAACCTGACTGTGAACAAAGGAGATACCGTTCAGCTATGCACGCCCAAAATAGGGAGCGACGAGATGACTAAAACAGCGCGGGTCAGTACGACGGGTACGATAACAGTCAATGTAAGCGAAACACCTGTATTTGTAATGCCCTCTTCCAGCCCGGCAAAGGAGGCATCAGACTTGGGTAATGTG
This window harbors:
- a CDS encoding T9SS type A sorting domain-containing protein, with translation MRKTILTIPAACIALLIFARTGEPTIPHTAPSIAMNSANKIPIDPKRWYQVNNSNSGLDGLFDGITNVNINTGYGKMLENYDSYYPLLEGEQITIESIRFYDYEGTNSDKPMTLSIITDKWERIPIARFTGESYQSWVGPNPDEPNSFNLKTAVSGARYLVINTYGPLPTEIELYGTYQPSQVQITAPAVRSTPFRQALGVNAFEWNFEEASSPWQVDDSRIQAMKAFAAVRHYIDWEKLEPQKGSYTYSPTASGSWNYDAIYERCQTEGIEVLACIKTLPQWMQDTYPQDERDGENVPAPYGSDLSAPKSYVDQARVGFQFAARYGSNKTLDPSLVKVSDVKTWAGLNTVKIGLGLIRYIECENERDKTWKGRKAYQTSREYAANLSAFYDGHKNTLGPGIGVKNADPSMTVVIGGLAASSTDYVRGMIDWCKEFRGYLPDGRVNLCWDVINQHLYANNAKSSQAGGGERGAAPELAGVGEQAAAFVALSHQASYDMPVWITEAGYDVNQGSPFKAIAIGNKSVLETQADWTLRTALLYTRVGIDRLFFYQLYDDNIDNTTQFSSMGLVNSDKSRKPASDYLYQARQLLGDYRYKETISKDPIVDRYELDGRSAYVLVIPDERGRTGTYNLTVNKGDTVQLCTPKIGSDEMTKTARVSTTGTITVNVSETPVFVMPSSSPAKEASDLGNVLIYPNPTTNYVELVLENGANTAVDVNVYDMAGRQCKQFNYVKSGRTFKEKVDLTSLPYGAYLLEIRQGKARAVKKIIRNR